attttgatcgtCAAATGTAACGTACAAAAGACATtaatatcatcatcatataatgcttaaaaaaataggagaaaTTAGTGAAAAACTAAATACAATAGTTGTCAATGTAAGAAGCCCATTGACAATTACAACAGTATTAATAACTGGACGATGTCGTTTGCTTCACGGCTCAGTAAACTCTCCGGCATTGAACCTCACATACTTCCACTTCTCAAGATTACTTTTACAAATATCTTAAGATGATGAATTTGGATTTaaggattttaaatttttaataagaattatttgaatttgtttgtaTATGATTTGACTTATAATTTGATCTGTTTTTTTATTGCCCAACatgttattgaaaaaaatacaagcaactcTTCTGTGTTAttacaaataagtaaattactttcgtataaaaaaaaacagaatttATCCCCCTTTAGTTTTTAAATGCAGTAATTTActcctttatattttttagaataaagcaatttatcttcctggtaaattgctatttttttataggagtgtaatttgttcatttgcaatatcacaaggagtaaattacattaaactgATATCATCCGCTCTGATTTTATATGagatttatgattttgttaaaaagGCGTCTTCATAGGGAGACGAGGCTTATAAGTTGTTGAAGctgcaattaatattttcatttgaaatttttgtttccaATATCTCCCTCGAGtccaatattttcataacataattagtatttaaataggaaaaaatgtaattcaccttcatgtgatatgaaaaatgagcAAAGAGACTCcggtgaaaaataaaatagtaaattatttttcatattttgaaaaataaagcaaattactgTCCTCTGTAAACATTGATAGGGGGacaatttgcttcatttttgaaataaaggGGGATAATTATACGGGCACAGATTGAACCTGCAACACATACAATACATCACTAGATGACACAAAAGATATGACACGATAGTACAAAGGCCACCCATTTCCAACAAAAGAAATACAGAATGAAggtattagaaattgtacaataGCATAACACGTCATTTCGTGTCTTCATCTATGACATACGTATGAAAAACGGATAACAACCTGGAGATGCACTTATGTTGCAAATTGTggtatgttatataatatcacatattttattttagattttattttcttttacattaacattcattatttttgtataatctTTAGACAAAAGAGGTAAAACGTCCTTGAAGCAATTTGTCAATCTAGACCACTAAATATTGAAGGGTACCGCAATTGGTCGATCGATTCGCACATGGAATACAAATAACCAAGAAAGCTCTAACACATCAACCACAACAAATTGCAACGTCATCCGATAATATTCTCACCACATCCCACAGGCAAAGGAGAAGTTCTAGTCGAATATCTATTAGTTCAGTTGAGCGCGATGGTGTTGGGGTGGATGTAGTTAGTCCTTCTACAGTGTATACGCCTCAAGATTACTACGTGCCTCAACCGTCTCAAGATGATTGGTTTCAATCGGCTCCATATATGTCAAGCCATGCAAAAACTTATTCTTAACATGTAGATCTTGACCTTGACCTTGACCTTGACATTAATCAACCATATGCATCAGGATATAACATTTCACCAATTTTATTCCCATCATTTAGTGCATATCGTGATAATGAGGAGTCTAGTTCTGCAACATCACCAAGTCAGTTGCATATTAATTCTGGTGGTGATGATAATAATGAACAAAATGAGCATATACAGAATGTGGGTAaggaaataagaagacctTGGTGTCAATGCTTCAAATGCAATTGTGGAATGGacgaatatttttaatatttgtatttttattgtaatatttgtaacaaattgtaattataatgtttaaatttatcattaataattttaatgtattttttttttaaaaacccCGAGTTGTAGTTGTTATCCACAACTCGAGGTCGTGGATGGCATCCACGAGGCTGAATCATGGATGCTATCCACGATTCggtctttattatttaaaaaaaaaaaattaccatcgAGTCATGGACGATGTCCACGACTGTAcggatgattttttttaaaaaaaaagtttgcgTCTGTCCATGACTCGACATAAATTTgttaacatatttaaaaaattattaattttataatttttcttttgtttgataataataaataattaacccatgatatcctttataaataaaaaatcatggaAAGTACCGATAAACTACGACTATTCAACTACtattaatcattatttctACATATTAAGTCAAAACATTCACTacagataaaaattatgataaatattttgatcatagaTAATATCATGATAAATCTTGATTAATCGTAGTTAAATCtaaaactttttaattaattttatctaattataataGATAATATGATTTTGTCATGATTTCAAACTGTAGcgatttataatataaacaaataacaattatttcttttatcgTGAATTCACACGATATAAGAAGAGCATAATAATGTCATTGAAGgggatatataaatattgcaaaattttatctttagtGGATGTTTTTGTCACAATGATTATGGtgaattattacataataactaataattagTGTCTTAGATTACGGCCCAAAtcgtattttttttggattattatgtaaatatgattttttttatccaattcaagtttgtttgtataaaattgatcatataaaaaatttgatatatttattatataattaattatttttcttgaactatacatttattaaacgataagtgtattatatttttcatattattaattcaaagatttttcataaatcaAGCATGACAAGACGAGTGATAATTATAAAGAGTAGGCAAGTGAGGAGATAGAGTTAGATGTAAGCCGCTATTACTACTCTACGTGACAACCATTACAAGTAAAGAGTACCTGCAGTTGAGTGGTCAAACGGCTTTTgctgccatttttttttaaggaataattacactctctttCATTAAaacttgatataattatatataaattttctgtagtttgaaaaattatatttagtatacttgaaatttatttctatccAACAAATTAGAccccattagtcaaaattcacaaatttattgatattaacataagaattgaaaaaaatctatatttatcccGATTGGCTTATTACTCATACGTCTTCCCGcgttaatatatatgtggaggTAAATCTTCacgttataagagtagtttagtttgaaaaaaaatgtttgaactatgataagtcaataataagtgaaTCGAGggtatatatcaattttcattcagctATTCAGTTAATATCgacaaatttattgaattttaactaatggagGGActaatttgttagacggaagcaaactttaggAGTGTTAGATGCGATTTTCCAAATCACAGGaagtttacatataattaaactaaatctCATGAGAggggagtataattattctttttttattatttttttgagtgGTTTTGATTTAAATCACCCTTTAACTGTGCAGTTGAGTGATCAAATGCCATTGCCACccctattattattattattaggacaAATTACAATAGACTCATTTAAAatgtcatatttataaatatttttttgttgtttgaaaaattataaatacttctctAAAATTATGAACATCTTAAacaaatactctttcataacAACCCATTATAGGagattatttgttagagggctgttaattttaaaaaaaatatttataatttttcaaacaataaaagaatatttataatttaaccaATCTTAAAggagtttattgtaatttacccttattattatttgtatgcGAAGATCGAATAGTTTCCATTCCAATCACCACTTAACTTTGTAGTTGAGTCGTCAAAATGCCTGTGGTGatgctttattattattattagaaagaaatataattgatttgaaattaaaattaaagtttacaGTTGAATAGTCAGGACGTATCTCAAATCAAGTCTAACTCGCCACATAGTAGCCCCATTGCCATCCAATTTATTGTATCACATTAATAAGtgattaatatagatataaaaatatatattttaaaaataaaaaaataattaaatttgaattaatattatatatatatatatatatatatatacacacacacaacatatGTACGGGTGTCATACCGACGCTCTATAGGGGTAAAAGTTGATGGTGTGCAACTATCTCGGGAAACattgtcaaaaataaaaataaaaatgagaagggAAAATAGCACATGAAAATTCTTGCAATAAATTCGATCACCGACGcgaaaaattgatataaatatgatctctctctcttcttcattGTCTTATGCTTCTCTTCTCTCTGCTCTCCCTCTTCCTGAGCTCCAATTTCCACATCTAGACGTATTTGCCACTGCTGCTGATATCCCTCTTTCAGAGGGGAAGGTCCGGTAAGATTTCTCGACAATCTGTACGTTgattacattttcattttcaccaAGAATCATTTCTTTGCGATTTCGTTCTCTTTTTCCTGTTCCTGCGGTGCATTGTCTTGAATTGTTTTACACATTGTCATATCAACCAAGCCCTCTCGTGACTCATCATAATAttctgaattttgtttacagaTCTTGATAAAAACTGAAATCCCGCGatatatattggttttttCTTGGCATTATCGTTGATTTCCTGATCTGGGCTATCCAGATCTGCCAAGAAAACAGAGAAGATGGAATCTTTTCGCAATGTGAAGATCTGGGCCATGCTTATTTTCATGGCGTTTGTCCAACTAGGCCAGGGGTTTTATCTCCCTGGTAGTTACCCTCACAAGTATGGAATCGGTGATTACTTGAATATGAAGGTCAATTCTTTGACTTCAATTGACACTGAGATTCCCTTTAGCTATTATAGTTTGCCATTTTGCCAGCCGAAAGAGGGTATTAAGGACAGTGCTGAAAATCTTGGTGAGCTCCTTATGGGTGATAGGATTGAGAATTCTCCGTATAGGTTTAAGATGTATACCAATGAGTCCGATATTTTTCTATGCCAAACTAAGCCTTTGTCGGCTGATGAGTTTAAGCTATTGAAAAAGAGGATTGATGAGATGTACCAGGTGAATGTGATTCTAGATAACCTGCCCGCGATTCGGTATACTAAGAAGGATGGTTTTATGTTGAGGTGGACTGGTTACCCGGTCGGTGTGAAGGTGCAGGATGCCTATTATGTGTTCAATCACCTTAAATTCATGGTTCTTGTTCATAAGTATGAGGATAATGTAGCTCGTGTTATGGGTACTGGGGATGCAGCTGAGGTGATCCCTACAATTGGAAATGCGGGATCCAATGTGCCTGGATACATGGTTGTTGGATTTGAGGTGGTGCCTTGTAGTTTCCAGCATAATGCTGACTTGTTGAAGAACTTGAATATGTATGACAAGTATCCAAATCCAATTAACTGCGATCCAGGCATGGTGGCCATGGCTATTAAGGAGAATGAGCCGCTGGCTTTTACGTATGAGGTGACATTTGTGGAGAGCGACATCAAGTGGCCATCAAGGTGGGATGCGTATTTGAAGATGGAGGGATCAAAAGTGCATTGGTTCTCAATTCTCAACTCTCTCATGGTGATCACTTTCTTGGCCGGCATTGTGCTGGTGATCTTTTTGAGGACAGTTAGGCGGGATCTTACTAGATATGAGGAGCTTGACAAGGAAGCTCAAGCCCAGATGAATGAGGAGTTGTCAGGATGGAAACTTGTCGTCGGTGATGTTTTCCGTGCACCTACTAATCCATCACTTCTGTGTGTGATGGTTGGGGATGGAGTACAGATACTTGGAATGGCAGTTGTGACGATTTTGTTTGCTGCCCTCGGGTTTATGTCCCCTGCATCACGGGGGACACTCATAACTGGTATGCTGTTTTTCTACATGATTCTTGGAATTGCAGCTGGTTATGTTGCTGTTCGCTTGTGGAGGACTATACTTGGTGGAGCTAATAAGGGCTGGTTTTCAGTTGCATGGAGAGTTGCTTGTTTCTTCCCCGGTATTTCTTTCCTTATCCTTACCACTTTGAACTTCTTGTTATGGGGTAGTAAGAGCACAGGAGCTATTCCATTTTCATTGTTTGTTGTACTTATTTTGTTGTGGTTCTGTATCTCCGTTCCCCTTACCCTGGTTGGTGGCTTCTTTGGTGCCAGAGCACCTCCTATTGAATATCCTGTCCGAACCAATCAAATTCCCCGTGAAATCCCAGCTCAGAAATATCCATCTTGGCTTTTGGTTCTTGGGGCCGGTACCCTTCCTTTTGGGACACTTTTCATTGAACTCTTCTTCATAATGTCCAGTATCTGGATGGGTCGTGTATACTATGTTTTCGGATTCTTATTAATTGTTCTGATCCTCTTGGTAGTGGTTTGTGCTGAGGTATCCCTTGTTCTAACTTACATGCATCTCTGTGTCGAGGACTGGAGATGGTGGTGGAAATCCTTCTTCGCTTCTGGTTCTGTTGCCATATACATCTTTCTTTACTCCGTCAATTATCTGATATTCGACCTTAAGAGTTTGAGTGGACCGGTATCCGCCACCCTTTACCTTGGTTATTCACTCTTCATGGTTCTTGCAATCATGCTTGCAACGGGCACTGTTGGATTCCTTTCCTCATTTTGGTTCGTGCATTACCTGTTTTCGTCCGTGAAGCTCGATTAGATCCATCTTTTGGCTACTAGAGTTTCATTACTGCTATGAAGCTGCAGCTTTGGAGATctgttcttatttttcttgttttttatgCCATTTTATAGGGAAATGTTGGATAGAAACAAGAATAACCGAATGAAGTATTTTGTTAGATTCTTTGTTAGCTAAAAATCTTTGGATGCTAAACCAACTAGAATTTGCATAGATGGCAGGACATTTATTCGATACGACAATGTTTTGAGACACATTTCTTATGCATTCTtggttcttgatttttatttgatgacgACGCAGTTGATTCATCAGGTCTTCTGTATGATCAATGATATGATTATTTGGTTCTTGAAATGATGTGTGATCTTTGCATTTGTCTCATTCACTGTTAGGttcaaataaatgatttagGAGGGAATTtcgtgggggggggggggggggggtagcAACAACTTAAATCAACTACttcttttctattattattttattatcatggCGCGTGGCTGctgtgtgcatataataaattatttttttatattttaaaatatattatataaaagtgaaatatagaaatcaatatattatattaaacaaaaaaaagaaaggaagaaaagaaaattaatttatttgaaaagttgaataagttagttatcttattagttaaagggcataaaaaattgataaaacgGTGTCCTTAACGGCCATTTGTGAGTACGTagcctctttcttttttatattagtatatatatactagacGTTATGGCATGTAATTCctgcgtgcatataataaataattgtttacGCTTTAAAATCTatctaattaatcatatttaatttatattaatataagataatttagcaaataaaatataaaaattttgaaaatattaaatatatgaaatcatacattttattaatgttaaattattcaaattatttgagaaatctAATCGACTTTagatgtttaattttaaaataaattaaaaatgacaaatttaaataaaaactattataataaGGGTAAAGCAGTCCAAAccagttaaatttatttaagaaaatgtcAAAGTAAACAAGAGCACCTTTTCTAGCTTTTGGCTCAAAGTGTTGTTTTGAACAGTTTCAAACACATAAAAAACGTATTTTCCAATCTAGAAGTCGAaaagtatttttgaaaagctCTCCCAAACAGTCCCATACCTCTACCAAATAGCAAAGTCGGGGAAATTGTTTTTCTAGGCATCCCGAATTATTAGTACAGTCActagaagaattataatatataaaattatcaaaggaACTTTTCCATCTTCTAAGGCTATAGTAATGCATCTGTAAAGAGGTTCTGGAGACTGTAAATATGAAAGAATTGCAAAAGAtggaaaatatatgtaatgaaATATTGATTTACTTCACTAAATCAACGTTGAAACATAGTGCATCAGTTATTCGGGATAATTggatgattaattatattttgttattcgaATAATGAACATTTGGTACCTtgacatataaattttttatttttttgttatcaacttacaatttcaattttacaaaaactatttttcaataccaagttttttttatgggaaaaacaacacatgcagtgcacatatgatatttaagggttatgtgatgtaatatttttcacatatgcacatgtgaagattttttttcgacagaaaaatcaacaaaaaaagggTCATACATGATAAAGTTcaaatttcgcaaagttgagataataagatggaatttttttttttttatgccaaagtataaaaacagGCATTGTTCATATGGCaaaatgtatttcaattttggtcactaaattattttgcCATGGATATCAGTTTTGATTTTCaagttttcttaaaataattaaagttagtCCTATCTGTCAGTTGACCGTTTAAACTAATACAGAGACATGTCATAGACAAAAGAGGAATATGAGGTACCAAAACtgatttaatgaataatttaacggaccaaaattgtaatcCTTTGCGGCAGATTCTATGTCTATTATTTTAACGTGATTTTTCGACCGCAGTATTGTCAAAAATCTTGATTTCCAAGTTTTATTAAGTAATCGGAGTAGTTATAACCATTAGTTGATCAAAAGGTCCCTCCAATAGTTTAAATGAGCAACTAACGAAGCAGCGAGACTAATTTTATCATTGTAAGAAAACCTGGTATCAAAATTAAGGAGATTGGGATATGAAGTAACAAAAATGATTTAACGACtaacttagaaaattaaaagtgaaattatccCGATTTAGTAACATATGGATAAATATTCatccaaattatataatgctgagaaaaaaaaaaaaaacaatatttatgttCCAAATGATAAATCAAATGCTTCAGCAATAATATGCTGCAGAGAATTGAAACCTacacttctttttttctttttattttttgttcttcttggaTGAGAAATTATAGGAATTCCCATGAATTCACAAATTTAAAGAAGTCGCGTTTCTGTAACACGAACAACATGCGAAGTTGTCAAGCCTGCTAATAAGCATCCAAGTAAAAACCTAGCTACTCGTAATTCTATTCGTTCTAGAGTTATATTTCATGGGtgtttataaattcaatttatctGGTgggaataaattagaaaaaagttATAGATTGTTAGAATATGAAAATTCCGGAGAGGTGTTGAAGCGtgattttactatttttaaagtaaaatttgTCCGCACTATATGATTATTGTTGGTTAAGCGAACTCACTtttaggatatatatatatatatgtacgacGAAATTAATCGAGACTTGCGGAACAACAATTTCAAAAACCTTCTTTCAAGAACAACTCggaaactaaattaatataaagtgAGAGAACTTATGAGTATTAAAGTGTATATTATGACACTTGATTTCATCtacatataaacatatatactcTGTAATCCAAAAGTAGAGacattgcaaaaaaaaataccttttCTGATCAGAAGTTTTTGGAAATAACTTTAAAGTTGCAGCTTTCagtattttcatttcaataaaagtCATCTTATTTTGGCAAAATGCTATTTACTATTTGCAACTTCACAtaagagagaaaatgaaatattattcatttcgCTGTATAAACTGCACGTGTCCAGTGTCAAGTGTCGagtgaatttaaatattacttgatatatatgtacaaattccctcattttcttaattatgtcctcaaagtttcattttaaacttttaattggATAAGTCTTTATTAAGCATTTAAAACTTAATTAGTGTTTTCATGTGGGACATGAAATCTATggctatgtttggatttgtagcTTTCTATTTTTcgagataaaataaaacacactcaatgtttgtttttgtatttttacaccttatctgcgtatttttatgtttttcaactttctatatatatataggcacACATATATAGACACATTATACATAATGTTAGCAAACATGCTCAAAACAACGCACATCATGAGCAGGAGCTTAATCTGTAACTTCTGTAACTCGGAGCGTATGTGCAGCTTTCAGCATACTTAACCAAGTCAGCAGGTTGAGGCAGCCGTGTTGTCAGAGCTAAGATACAAACACCTTCTCAGAACGAAAATAAACGTCTTGAGTCGATAAATATATAGTACAAGGGTGGGTTACAAACCGAGTTCATATGCTTTAGCAGCTACATTTGCAGCAATATGAGCAGAGATCTTTCTTATATTGAAAAAGGAGGATAAATgattcccttttttttttaaaagcttCCACCAACATGCGTCTGAGTGATTTCTTTCCATTAAACAGAAAATGGTGGAACAACTCTGTGCCGAGTACAATTACCAGGTTAACACATTTTTCTATCCGTCAACTGTATATTGTTGTTCTGCTAAAACAACCACCTaccaacacaaataaattgTGCAGGCATATCGACCAGGTATAACCACCTCTCAATCATATACACCTCAGTTTAGAAGGACAACCCGCATCATATTTGACAAGACTTGGTAAAATCTCAACAAAGCTTCATATAGAAAGCTACAAATAATGGCAAACTACTCCGTAAGGGCAACATGATGACAATCAAGACTCTGTATACTGATCAACCTGCCATTCCAATAAAAGTAGCTCATGCTTTCATTTTGATTGCTGAGGTAGAACGTTGGAACATCTCATGGAAAAACTGTTGCAAACTATTCACTTGGAGTAGGGAGATCAGTCACCATTCCCACAGCATATCAAGTTATTTACCTGAACACGGCATACAACAACAGCACCTTTCTTAACAAAGAGAGGTTTCTTTTTCATAGTTTTTGGATCAATCTGCAGCATCAGTTCAACAATTTAACATTCCTCCACTACTGCATGGATGTGTAGAACAGCCTTGTAACCAGCACAAAAGATTGCATTATCAATTGTGTCCAGAATCTGTAAGCGGGCAACAAACTCAGAAACAGCATGTATTGGTTTTGCAACACAGCATGTATTGGTTTTGCAACACTACACATAACAAAACCAGCTATAATATCCTCCTCCTCAATCCCAGACACCCTTACTCGCAAGTTTTCACCAGGTCCTGCACGCCTTACTTTGTCTTCATCACAGTAGATGCCAAGGACCTTCACAGGTACCTTATTTGGCATGACGAGCAAACTATCACCTTCACGAACACTCCCAGATTCTATTTTTCCCATGACAACAGTTCCCATGTCTTTAAACTTGTCAATAATAGGCATTCTGAATGGACCCTTTAGATCACGCAGTGGAACTTCAATAGCATCAAGCGCTTCAAAAAGGCATGGACCATTCCACCATGGGCATACACTTTTCTCCACTCTGGTTTTCATATTTGTCCCCAGAAGACCAGATATCGGAAGAAACTGAACATCTTTTTTCACATTATAACCTGAAGACTTCAGAAATGATACCATTTTCGACTCAATCTCATTGAATCTTTCTTTTGACCATTTAACAGTTGGCTCATCCATTTTGTTCACAACAACCAGCAGCTTAGAGACTCCCAATGTCTTAGCTAGTTGCACATGTTCACGTGTCTGTCCACCTCTCTCATAACCTGTTTCAAATTCTCCCTTCCGAGCagaaattacaagtacacctATATCTGAATTGGAGAACACTGCTAAAGCTGAAATATGATGCTTGGAAACTGGTAAAGGCAGGAAGAAGCAGAGCAGAAGAATGAAACCTACTAACATAACGGATAATGTTCATTGTTTGTAAAATGTATTCGCTTGGCTCGgaaaaattctcattttggCGACTGAGAATAGAATTCTTGTGGGTCTGGGTACATGATAATGAGCAAAATTGGGATGACCTTTGTGAACCATCTACTCTGGTGAAGAGGAGCTGTTGGGTAGGTGGGCAAGTGGCAGGGAGGGTGGTTGGTGGCCCATGGGAGGAGGGTGGCAGCCAATGAGGACTCCGGCGCGTCCTCccttacaattttttcttcttggtCCATGCATAGGGAGCAGAAGCTAATTCGTAGCCCTCCCAATTCGTTCTCAGACCTCGAAGCAGAATTGAGAATACAGAATGATGAAAATTCCAATTCATCCTCCCCACCATCCCTGATTTTTCCACCCGCATGCGAAAAGGATACCTGCAGAGAAAATCATTCTACGGTTTGACTTCTTCCACAACATCTCCATTTCCTCCTCCCCACCATCCCT
The window above is part of the Sesamum indicum cultivar Zhongzhi No. 13 linkage group LG7, S_indicum_v1.0, whole genome shotgun sequence genome. Proteins encoded here:
- the LOC105166394 gene encoding transmembrane 9 superfamily member 11, which encodes MESFRNVKIWAMLIFMAFVQLGQGFYLPGSYPHKYGIGDYLNMKVNSLTSIDTEIPFSYYSLPFCQPKEGIKDSAENLGELLMGDRIENSPYRFKMYTNESDIFLCQTKPLSADEFKLLKKRIDEMYQVNVILDNLPAIRYTKKDGFMLRWTGYPVGVKVQDAYYVFNHLKFMVLVHKYEDNVARVMGTGDAAEVIPTIGNAGSNVPGYMVVGFEVVPCSFQHNADLLKNLNMYDKYPNPINCDPGMVAMAIKENEPLAFTYEVTFVESDIKWPSRWDAYLKMEGSKVHWFSILNSLMVITFLAGIVLVIFLRTVRRDLTRYEELDKEAQAQMNEELSGWKLVVGDVFRAPTNPSLLCVMVGDGVQILGMAVVTILFAALGFMSPASRGTLITGMLFFYMILGIAAGYVAVRLWRTILGGANKGWFSVAWRVACFFPGISFLILTTLNFLLWGSKSTGAIPFSLFVVLILLWFCISVPLTLVGGFFGARAPPIEYPVRTNQIPREIPAQKYPSWLLVLGAGTLPFGTLFIELFFIMSSIWMGRVYYVFGFLLIVLILLVVVCAEVSLVLTYMHLCVEDWRWWWKSFFASGSVAIYIFLYSVNYLIFDLKSLSGPVSATLYLGYSLFMVLAIMLATGTVGFLSSFWFVHYLFSSVKLD